The [Eubacterium] siraeum genome contains a region encoding:
- a CDS encoding prephenate dehydrogenase, producing MEIAIVGLGLIGGSVCKALKKNTFHHIMGLDADGEVCRKALDSGAIDEIITADGLNDADMTMLCLYPETIVEFVRQHKDKFKPGSIVTDSCGVKEYVVTRCTEVLEPLGVIFVGSHPMAGREFSGFDYSTDDLFKGASYIITPSENTPKMAIDLLSTLACCMGFGKVVTATPKQHDINIAFTSQLAHVVSNAYVKSPSLFNADGFSAGSFMDLTRVAKLNEYMWSSLFLCNKEALLFELNTIIDNLCEYRDAIGDDDIERLRDILRDGRERKEKSNELYAEHARRKV from the coding sequence ATGGAAATAGCAATAGTAGGTCTTGGTCTGATAGGCGGCTCTGTCTGCAAGGCACTGAAGAAAAATACATTTCATCATATAATGGGACTTGACGCTGACGGCGAGGTATGCAGAAAGGCTCTCGACAGCGGCGCAATAGATGAGATAATAACAGCGGACGGACTTAATGACGCTGATATGACTATGCTCTGCCTTTATCCCGAAACTATCGTTGAATTCGTAAGACAGCACAAGGACAAGTTCAAGCCCGGCTCTATCGTCACAGACTCCTGCGGTGTAAAGGAATATGTGGTTACACGCTGTACCGAGGTGCTTGAACCGCTCGGAGTTATATTTGTCGGTAGTCACCCTATGGCAGGCCGTGAGTTTTCCGGTTTTGACTATTCGACCGACGATCTGTTCAAAGGCGCAAGCTATATAATCACACCCTCGGAAAACACACCTAAAATGGCTATCGACCTCTTATCAACGCTTGCCTGCTGTATGGGCTTCGGCAAGGTCGTTACCGCAACACCGAAACAGCACGATATAAACATAGCCTTTACTTCACAGCTGGCGCACGTTGTTTCAAACGCTTATGTCAAAAGCCCGTCGCTATTCAATGCAGACGGTTTCTCGGCAGGCAGTTTTATGGATCTTACCCGTGTCGCAAAACTGAACGAATATATGTGGAGCAGTCTGTTCCTTTGTAATAAGGAAGCACTGCTGTTCGAACTGAACACCATCATTGACAATCTGTGCGAGTACAGGGACGCTATCGGCGACGATGATATCGAAAGACTTCGTGATATACTCCGTGACGGCAGAGAGCGTAAAGAAAAGAGCAATGAGCTTTACGCAGAACACGCAAGGAGAAAAGTATAA
- a CDS encoding ATP-grasp domain-containing protein, producing MKVAFIYQAKQPPVINGIKKPMKPGGYSDGCADMAYCLRNGGTDVITPAENPDVYKDTDWCFPDTHEGIQQAIDKGADTLWLNTVLYKGHPIDDFSGIYVVGHRTKDVEMYDDKFSTNTLLLQNELPAVTDFLVTADTVYNGEYPCVLKPIRGRGSQGVVKCDTPEEFIKARDEAFASGRYGDTMMAEEYLGGTEVTLTVFPDGTSLPFIERFDQKNGIAPYNGDVPVVKNSRVIEDTPQLTALRKSCELAVWLLGLKAVVRIDCRADKNGNFKMFDFNPKPNLTGASRPHRPDLNSLTLMAAEAAGMDYFGLLTKMLETRYLLD from the coding sequence ATGAAAGTAGCTTTTATATATCAGGCAAAACAGCCACCGGTAATAAACGGCATTAAAAAGCCTATGAAGCCCGGCGGATACAGTGACGGCTGTGCCGATATGGCATACTGCCTGAGAAACGGCGGTACTGACGTTATAACACCTGCAGAAAATCCCGATGTATATAAAGACACAGACTGGTGCTTTCCCGATACCCACGAGGGAATACAGCAGGCGATTGACAAGGGAGCGGACACGCTGTGGCTCAACACCGTGCTTTATAAGGGACATCCGATAGACGATTTCAGCGGAATATATGTTGTTGGACACAGAACAAAAGACGTTGAAATGTACGATGACAAATTCAGTACTAACACTCTGCTTTTACAAAATGAACTGCCTGCCGTGACGGACTTCCTTGTCACTGCCGATACTGTCTACAACGGGGAATATCCTTGCGTACTAAAGCCAATAAGGGGCAGAGGAAGTCAGGGTGTTGTAAAGTGCGATACCCCCGAAGAATTTATCAAAGCCCGTGACGAAGCCTTTGCTTCGGGCAGATACGGCGACACTATGATGGCGGAGGAATATCTCGGCGGTACGGAGGTTACACTTACGGTTTTTCCCGACGGCACTTCCCTGCCGTTTATAGAACGGTTTGATCAGAAAAACGGCATAGCGCCGTATAACGGAGATGTTCCTGTAGTAAAAAACAGCCGTGTTATTGAAGATACGCCACAGCTTACCGCACTTAGAAAAAGCTGTGAGCTTGCGGTATGGCTGCTCGGACTGAAAGCCGTTGTCCGTATTGATTGCAGGGCTGATAAAAACGGAAATTTCAAGATGTTCGATTTTAATCCGAAGCCTAATCTTACGGGCGCTTCACGTCCGCACCGACCCGACCTTAACAGCCTTACACTTATGGCGGCTGAGGCTGCCGGAATGGATTATTTCGGGCTTCTCACAAAAATGCTTGAAACAAGATATTTACTCGATTAA
- a CDS encoding glycoside hydrolase family 95 protein yields the protein MQNKILFTAPGEFDKWEQQCQPIGNGYMGASFFGGISKEKIVLNEKTLWAGGPSESRPDYNSGIIEGSYEYVKQVQQLLYDGKYDEAVALLPHLTGATDGFGAYQLLCDMMLTFSNIDETQATDYTRTLDLDNSIFTTQFTYQGAVHKREAFANYPSNVICLKLSSDKPRRICVKLSLDNLQCGSVTANGDTLTYEGALWDNGLRYCTIFKVVNKGGELIDAKDSIMVEHADEVYIYLTASTDYSNKYPTFRTGVNPSAAVNQRIENAVSKGFDALYEEHLADYKALFDRVTLKINEDTDDIIPCDKLISEYKENGSRSIANRLETLYFQFGRYMLISSSRAGSLPANLQGVWNESNCPPWCCDYHINVNLQMNYWGAYNTNLSETVPPLVDFLDSMRPSGRKSAEAYYGIKSDEEHPENGWCAHTQSTPFGWTAPGWDFYWGWSTAAVAWLMQNIYEHFEFTGDKEYFAEHIYPIMRESVRFYTQWLIYDDKQKRLVSSPTYSPEHGPVTIGNTYEQSLIEQLYNDFITASEALGTDEELRNIVKNQVVQLKPFSISKKTGLLKEWFEEDDDNFDHSKTQKNHRHISHLLGLYPGKAINSNTPELMTAAINTLNDRGDESTGWARAYKLNLWARVKDGNRAYSILQGLLRGCTFDNLFDFHPPFQLDGNFGGSAGIAEMLIQSHEGYIELLPAAPDAWRNGAFTGLCARHGFVIDAKWENFNPTAVTIKSTVGGVCRIKSSCEAILCDGKSVPMLSNDGIVSFETLPDSVYTFVF from the coding sequence ATGCAAAACAAAATACTGTTTACAGCTCCCGGTGAATTTGACAAGTGGGAGCAGCAATGTCAGCCTATCGGAAACGGCTATATGGGAGCAAGTTTCTTCGGCGGCATTTCAAAGGAAAAAATAGTGCTGAATGAAAAAACGCTGTGGGCAGGCGGTCCTTCCGAAAGCCGTCCGGACTACAACAGCGGCATTATAGAAGGTAGCTATGAGTATGTGAAGCAGGTACAGCAGCTTCTCTATGACGGAAAGTATGACGAGGCGGTTGCGCTTCTCCCCCATCTGACAGGCGCAACGGACGGATTCGGTGCTTATCAGCTTTTATGCGATATGATGCTCACCTTCTCCAATATAGACGAAACTCAGGCGACCGATTATACAAGAACGCTCGACCTTGATAATTCTATATTCACAACACAGTTTACATATCAAGGCGCAGTTCATAAGAGAGAGGCTTTTGCAAATTACCCTTCAAATGTTATATGCCTTAAGCTAAGCTCTGACAAGCCTCGCAGGATATGCGTAAAGCTGTCGCTTGACAATCTCCAGTGCGGAAGCGTTACGGCAAACGGTGATACGCTCACATACGAGGGTGCGTTATGGGATAACGGACTTCGCTACTGCACTATATTCAAGGTAGTAAACAAGGGCGGAGAGCTTATCGACGCAAAAGACAGCATAATGGTCGAACACGCAGACGAGGTTTATATCTATCTCACAGCGTCAACCGACTATTCAAATAAATATCCGACGTTCAGAACAGGCGTAAACCCTTCAGCCGCAGTAAATCAGCGTATCGAAAATGCCGTAAGCAAGGGCTTTGACGCACTTTACGAGGAACACCTCGCAGACTACAAGGCACTTTTTGACAGAGTTACACTGAAAATAAACGAGGACACGGACGATATTATCCCCTGCGACAAGCTGATAAGCGAGTATAAGGAAAACGGCTCACGGAGCATTGCAAACCGTCTTGAAACGCTGTACTTCCAGTTCGGCAGATATATGCTTATAAGCTCGTCAAGAGCAGGCTCGCTCCCTGCAAACCTTCAGGGCGTATGGAACGAGAGCAACTGTCCTCCGTGGTGCTGTGACTATCATATAAACGTGAACCTTCAGATGAACTACTGGGGCGCATATAATACAAATCTCAGCGAAACTGTTCCTCCTCTGGTTGATTTCCTTGACAGTATGCGTCCGTCCGGCAGAAAGTCCGCCGAGGCGTATTACGGCATAAAGTCGGACGAAGAACATCCCGAAAACGGCTGGTGCGCTCACACGCAAAGCACTCCGTTCGGCTGGACAGCTCCCGGCTGGGATTTCTACTGGGGCTGGTCCACAGCGGCTGTCGCATGGCTTATGCAGAATATCTACGAGCATTTTGAATTTACAGGCGACAAGGAATATTTCGCGGAGCATATCTATCCGATAATGCGTGAAAGCGTTCGTTTCTATACGCAGTGGCTTATATATGACGATAAGCAGAAGCGTCTTGTTTCATCACCGACATACTCACCCGAACACGGACCTGTGACAATAGGCAATACCTATGAGCAGAGCCTTATAGAACAGCTTTACAACGACTTTATTACGGCGAGTGAGGCACTCGGTACTGATGAAGAACTGCGTAATATCGTGAAGAATCAGGTGGTTCAGCTCAAGCCCTTCAGCATAAGCAAGAAAACAGGACTTCTCAAGGAATGGTTTGAGGAGGACGATGATAACTTCGACCACAGCAAGACGCAGAAGAATCACCGTCACATCTCCCACCTGCTCGGTCTTTATCCCGGCAAGGCGATAAACTCAAATACACCCGAACTTATGACTGCGGCAATAAACACGCTCAACGACAGAGGCGATGAATCTACAGGCTGGGCAAGAGCATATAAACTTAACCTCTGGGCAAGAGTAAAGGACGGCAACCGTGCCTACTCTATCTTACAGGGATTGCTGAGAGGCTGTACGTTTGACAATCTGTTTGATTTCCATCCTCCGTTCCAGCTTGACGGAAACTTCGGCGGAAGCGCAGGAATTGCGGAAATGCTGATACAGAGCCACGAGGGTTATATAGAGCTTCTTCCTGCGGCACCCGATGCATGGAGAAACGGTGCGTTCACGGGACTTTGTGCAAGGCACGGATTTGTAATCGACGCAAAGTGGGAAAACTTCAATCCCACAGCGGTAACAATAAAGTCGACCGTAGGCGGTGTCTGCCGCATCAAGTCAAGCTGTGAGGCTATCCTCTGCGACGGAAAATCGGTACCTATGCTATCAAATGACGGCATAGTTTCCTTTGAAACACTGCCCGACAGCGTATATACTTTTGTGTTCTGA
- a CDS encoding ABC transporter ATP-binding protein/permease: MKVLRYLKPYWLFALLCPLAMILEVSMDLLQPTLMSDIVDNGILGNAAADENLRYVLITGLKMLVFSLIGCFGGIASAAFGTAAAQKMGNDLRKDAFAKVMHMSFQQTDKFTTGSLVTRLTNDITAIQEFVAMSLRMFVRTGMQFIGGIAVILTLNVNFGIVLVISLPVQLIAVAIIMKKASPLFSIVQSRLDKVNSVVQENVSGARVVKAFTREEYEINRFDNANTDLMTTNLKVQKLLATLNPILMIIMNASVIAIIMIGGFQVEAKAMQVGEVMAAVTYITQILMSVMMVGMMFQQVSRSAASMKRVNEVLSTNPVISDGHKSADSDNSGTVEFRNVGFSYPGSSGKPVLSGIDLKAEKGQMLAILGSTGCGKTSLVNLVPRFYDATEGDVLVDGVNVKDYDVDTLRSKIGVVLQKSELFSGTVAENIRWGCETATDEEVKTAAKIAQAEEFIDGFNDGYDTMISEKGASLSGGQKQRMAIARAIIKKPEILIFDDSTSALDLSTEAKLHKALRENLSGVTVIMIAQRIASVMRADKIAVLENGSICAFGTHKELMESSSVYRDIYYSQMKQGEEEAVNG; encoded by the coding sequence ATGAAGGTACTAAGGTACTTGAAGCCCTATTGGCTTTTTGCCTTGCTTTGTCCGCTCGCTATGATACTTGAGGTAAGTATGGATCTGTTACAGCCTACGCTTATGTCAGACATAGTAGATAACGGTATATTGGGCAATGCGGCTGCAGATGAAAACCTGCGATATGTTCTGATAACGGGACTTAAAATGCTGGTTTTCTCGCTTATCGGCTGCTTCGGCGGTATAGCGTCGGCGGCATTCGGCACGGCGGCGGCTCAGAAAATGGGCAACGATTTAAGAAAAGACGCTTTTGCAAAGGTAATGCATATGTCTTTTCAGCAGACGGATAAGTTTACTACAGGCTCGCTCGTTACAAGACTTACAAACGATATAACGGCGATACAGGAGTTTGTAGCTATGTCGCTGAGAATGTTTGTAAGGACGGGAATGCAGTTTATAGGCGGCATTGCGGTAATTCTCACTCTTAATGTAAATTTCGGCATTGTGCTTGTGATCTCACTGCCTGTTCAGCTTATTGCCGTGGCAATAATTATGAAGAAAGCCTCGCCGCTTTTCAGTATCGTTCAGTCAAGACTTGACAAGGTGAACAGCGTGGTACAGGAAAACGTTTCGGGAGCGAGAGTAGTAAAGGCTTTCACTCGTGAGGAATATGAGATAAACAGGTTCGACAACGCAAACACCGACCTTATGACGACCAACCTCAAGGTGCAGAAATTACTTGCTACCCTGAATCCGATACTGATGATAATAATGAACGCTTCTGTCATTGCTATTATTATGATAGGCGGTTTTCAGGTTGAAGCAAAGGCAATGCAGGTCGGAGAAGTAATGGCGGCAGTAACCTATATAACACAGATACTTATGTCGGTTATGATGGTAGGTATGATGTTTCAGCAGGTTTCACGTTCTGCCGCATCAATGAAGCGTGTAAACGAAGTGCTTTCAACAAACCCCGTTATCAGTGACGGACATAAAAGTGCCGACAGCGACAACAGCGGTACTGTTGAATTCAGAAACGTCGGCTTTTCGTATCCCGGTTCATCGGGTAAGCCCGTGCTTTCCGGCATTGATTTAAAAGCCGAAAAGGGTCAGATGTTAGCTATACTCGGCTCTACGGGCTGTGGTAAGACCTCTCTTGTAAACCTCGTTCCGAGATTTTACGATGCGACTGAGGGTGATGTGCTGGTTGACGGCGTAAACGTTAAGGATTACGATGTCGACACGTTGAGAAGCAAAATAGGCGTAGTGTTGCAAAAAAGCGAGCTTTTTTCCGGAACAGTTGCTGAAAATATACGCTGGGGCTGTGAAACGGCTACGGACGAAGAAGTAAAGACAGCCGCCAAAATAGCGCAGGCGGAGGAATTCATAGACGGATTCAATGACGGATATGATACTATGATAAGTGAAAAGGGCGCATCGCTGTCGGGCGGTCAGAAACAGCGTATGGCGATAGCAAGAGCCATAATCAAAAAGCCCGAGATACTGATATTTGACGACAGCACCTCGGCGCTCGACCTTAGCACAGAGGCAAAGCTGCACAAGGCTCTGCGCGAAAACTTAAGCGGTGTTACCGTTATAATGATTGCCCAGAGAATAGCGAGCGTTATGAGAGCTGATAAGATAGCTGTGCTTGAAAACGGCTCAATATGCGCTTTCGGCACTCATAAAGAACTTATGGAATCAAGCAGTGTCTACAGGGATATTTACTATTCGCAGATGAAGCAGGGAGAGGAGGAAGCAGTAAATGGCTAA
- the rpmB gene encoding 50S ribosomal protein L28 yields the protein MAKCDICGKGVSFGIKVSHSHRRTNRAFKPNVQKVKAIVNGTPCRVHACSRCLRSGKVERAN from the coding sequence ATGGCAAAATGTGATATCTGCGGAAAGGGCGTTTCTTTCGGCATCAAGGTTTCTCACTCACACAGACGTACAAACAGAGCTTTTAAGCCCAACGTTCAGAAGGTTAAGGCTATCGTAAACGGTACTCCTTGCAGAGTACACGCTTGCTCTCGTTGCCTTCGTTCAGGTAAGGTTGAGCGTGCTAACTGA